Proteins encoded by one window of Flavobacterium sp. N502540:
- a CDS encoding alpha/beta hydrolase, with the protein MKNVKELLLTLFLFTFMHTTIHAQNEIIPLWNTIPDEIKAPEYKENESFTDGKVQSTSLVTVPTLSVFLPKQSKPNQTAILIFPGGGYQHLAIDKEGTKVANWLNSLGIAAFVVKYRLPSDQIMKDKKNGPLQDAQQAIRHVRQNAAKYSIDVNKIGIIGFSAGGHLAATLATHYDEATYDSKSKTSARPDFSLLIYPVISMQNEITHKGSQSSLLGNNPSQEVRDFYSNEKKVTSNTPPAFLIHATDDKVVLPENSINYYLALKRNGVSAELHLYEKGGHGFGLGVNSTSKFWPRDCEEWLKINGYL; encoded by the coding sequence ATGAAAAATGTAAAAGAATTACTTCTAACCTTATTTTTATTCACCTTCATGCACACTACTATACATGCCCAAAATGAAATTATACCACTCTGGAATACCATTCCCGATGAAATAAAAGCCCCGGAATACAAGGAAAATGAATCTTTTACAGACGGAAAAGTGCAGAGTACAAGTTTAGTCACCGTTCCAACATTGAGTGTTTTTTTGCCTAAACAAAGTAAACCCAATCAAACTGCCATTCTAATTTTTCCGGGAGGAGGATATCAACATTTAGCCATTGATAAAGAAGGTACCAAAGTCGCCAACTGGCTCAATAGCTTGGGAATTGCAGCTTTTGTTGTCAAATACAGATTACCAAGTGATCAAATCATGAAAGACAAAAAGAACGGACCATTACAGGACGCACAGCAAGCCATACGTCACGTAAGGCAAAATGCAGCAAAGTACAGTATTGATGTTAACAAAATAGGGATTATTGGCTTCTCCGCAGGAGGACATTTAGCCGCCACCCTGGCAACACATTATGATGAAGCAACTTACGATTCAAAATCTAAAACAAGTGCACGTCCGGATTTTTCACTTTTAATTTATCCAGTCATATCCATGCAAAATGAGATTACGCACAAAGGCTCGCAAAGTAGTTTACTGGGAAATAATCCCTCACAGGAAGTACGTGATTTTTATTCTAACGAAAAGAAAGTTACTTCAAACACTCCTCCCGCTTTCCTGATTCATGCCACAGACGACAAAGTCGTTTTACCGGAAAACAGTATTAATTACTATCTGGCTCTTAAACGAAACGGGGTTTCAGCTGAATTACATCTTTATGAAAAAGGAGGTCACGGTTTTGGTCTGGGTGTAAATAGTACCAGTAAATTTTGGCCCAGAGATTGCGAAGAATGGCTTAAAATTAATGGCTACTTATAA
- a CDS encoding 2'-5' RNA ligase family protein: MEKKYSVVIHPSPEIIEDIKTMKEHLATKIGWFNSKNSVAHITICEFTTDDSQLDKFKQKLFNICDTFTPFQVHLDDFGSYESGAFFIAPSEESKKSLQPVMKKTQKALLLSNLKKSSDPHISISRKLTPENLKVASQLFTTIAMDFSCEEIILRELDPVKKQFFVIDKFPFGSNPQPELIQGSLF; encoded by the coding sequence ATGGAAAAGAAATATTCAGTTGTCATTCATCCTTCACCAGAAATAATTGAGGACATCAAAACCATGAAAGAACATCTGGCAACTAAAATTGGCTGGTTCAACAGTAAAAATTCGGTGGCACATATTACGATTTGTGAGTTTACAACTGACGATTCTCAACTGGATAAATTCAAGCAAAAGCTTTTTAATATTTGCGATACCTTTACTCCGTTTCAAGTACATCTGGATGATTTTGGTTCGTACGAAAGTGGTGCTTTTTTCATTGCCCCAAGTGAAGAATCAAAAAAGAGTTTACAGCCAGTCATGAAAAAGACACAGAAAGCGTTACTGCTTTCCAACCTAAAGAAAAGCAGTGATCCGCATATTTCTATCAGCAGAAAACTAACTCCCGAAAATCTTAAAGTCGCATCGCAGCTCTTTACCACAATTGCCATGGATTTTTCCTGTGAAGAAATTATCCTGCGTGAATTAGATCCGGTGAAAAAACAGTTTTTTGTCATTGATAAGTTTCCTTTTGGCAGTAATCCACAACCGGAACTTATACAAGGAAGTTTGTTTTAG
- a CDS encoding helix-turn-helix domain-containing protein → MKSLDSFYKDITEGSSVEPGSLLPNDIKKEIGHFNVFDIKELLERLQGKAIMPYDRRAYYKISLIKGKNRAEYADKIIEIEKQGLLFATPKIPYNYLPQDTNQSGQFCVFTGEFLSKNKSGIDLDELPIFASDGYPIFQLTDEEAAEVELIFNKIQKEINSDYIYKYDLIRNYVAELIHFGQKLQPITALYSKHNSAARVSSLFAELLERQFPIESPNQRLQLRTAKDFAERLSVHVNHLNKVLKENTGKTTTELISSRLTSEAKILLKQTDWNISEIAFSLGFEELAHFSNFFKKQTSFTPLAFRS, encoded by the coding sequence ATGAAATCACTGGATTCTTTTTACAAAGATATTACTGAAGGTTCCTCCGTTGAACCGGGTTCTTTATTGCCCAATGACATCAAAAAAGAGATTGGTCATTTTAATGTATTTGACATCAAAGAGCTTTTAGAACGTCTTCAGGGTAAAGCAATCATGCCTTATGACCGACGTGCTTACTATAAAATCAGTTTGATTAAAGGTAAAAACAGGGCTGAATATGCCGATAAGATAATAGAAATTGAAAAACAGGGACTTTTATTTGCTACCCCAAAGATTCCATACAATTATTTACCACAGGATACGAATCAATCCGGGCAGTTTTGTGTTTTTACCGGTGAATTTTTATCGAAAAACAAAAGCGGAATTGATCTGGACGAGCTTCCTATTTTTGCCTCTGACGGGTATCCTATTTTTCAATTAACCGATGAAGAAGCAGCAGAAGTTGAATTGATTTTCAACAAAATACAAAAAGAAATCAATTCCGATTACATTTACAAATATGATTTAATTCGGAATTATGTCGCCGAACTCATTCACTTCGGACAAAAACTACAGCCTATAACGGCACTGTATTCAAAACACAATTCGGCTGCCAGAGTTTCTTCTTTATTTGCTGAATTGCTGGAAAGACAATTCCCGATAGAATCTCCAAATCAGCGATTACAGCTCAGAACTGCCAAGGATTTTGCCGAAAGATTATCTGTTCATGTGAATCATCTGAATAAAGTTTTAAAAGAAAATACCGGAAAAACTACGACCGAATTAATCAGCAGTCGTTTAACCAGCGAAGCCAAAATTCTTTTAAAACAAACGGACTGGAATATTTCTGAAATTGCCTTCTCCTTAGGATTTGAAGAATTGGCACATTTCTCTAACTTCTTTAAAAAACAAACTTCGTTTACTCCTTTAGCTTTCCGATCTTAA
- a CDS encoding SDR family NAD(P)-dependent oxidoreductase, with amino-acid sequence MAVHTKIALVTGGSRGLGKNMAIAIAKKGIDVIITYNSKKEEADSVVKEIESLGQKAAALQLNVADSGTFDPFFSSVAETLKKTFKTDKFDFLVNNAGTGLHNSFMETSEAEFDQLTNIHFKGPFFLTQKALNLMNDGGGIVNISTGLARFSFSGASAYASMKGAIETLTKYQAKELGERKIRANVVAPGAIETDFGGGAVRDNEQLNKNIAAVTALGRVGLPDDIGGVVAFLCTDEARWVNAQRIEVSGGMNL; translated from the coding sequence ATGGCAGTACATACAAAAATTGCTCTGGTAACAGGTGGCAGCAGAGGTTTAGGAAAAAATATGGCGATTGCAATTGCTAAAAAAGGAATCGATGTAATTATAACTTACAACAGCAAAAAAGAAGAGGCTGATTCGGTAGTAAAAGAAATTGAAAGCTTAGGTCAGAAAGCAGCCGCGCTTCAATTAAATGTTGCCGATTCCGGTACTTTTGATCCCTTTTTCAGCTCTGTTGCGGAAACTCTAAAAAAGACCTTTAAAACAGATAAGTTTGACTTTTTAGTAAACAATGCCGGAACCGGACTCCACAATTCATTTATGGAAACATCGGAAGCCGAATTTGATCAATTAACTAATATACATTTTAAAGGCCCTTTCTTCCTAACTCAAAAAGCATTAAATCTTATGAATGATGGCGGCGGAATCGTAAATATCTCAACAGGTTTAGCCAGGTTTTCTTTTTCGGGTGCTTCCGCCTATGCCTCAATGAAAGGGGCTATTGAAACGTTAACCAAATATCAGGCAAAAGAACTGGGTGAACGAAAAATCAGAGCCAATGTAGTTGCTCCGGGTGCAATCGAAACCGATTTTGGAGGTGGTGCAGTTCGCGACAACGAACAATTGAACAAAAATATAGCTGCAGTTACCGCCTTAGGAAGGGTTGGATTACCAGACGATATTGGCGGAGTAGTTGCCTTTTTATGTACCGACGAGGCGCGCTGGGTAAATGCACAACGCATCGAGGTTTCAGGCGGAATGAATTTGTAA
- a CDS encoding DUF4386 domain-containing protein → MKSNLKNFEASPQLYARIAGILYLVIIVMGFFAETFVRNKLFVSGDATATAQNIMHSKFLWKIGITADLIMQICDLPVMIILYYLLKPVNRKLALLNLSFNLIQTAVLVANKLNLLAALFFLGDAEYLKSFNPDQLHTLSYLSIKLHDFGFGIGLIFFGFVCLLEGYLIFKSGYLPKVIGILMSLAGVCYLTNSFFLILIPKLSSIVLLMPCLIAELSLSLWLVFKGVKLPVWKEKVQS, encoded by the coding sequence ATGAAATCTAACCTGAAAAATTTTGAAGCTTCACCGCAGCTTTATGCCCGCATAGCCGGGATATTATATTTGGTCATTATAGTCATGGGATTCTTCGCAGAAACATTTGTCAGAAACAAATTGTTTGTGTCAGGAGATGCCACTGCCACCGCTCAAAATATTATGCATTCGAAATTTCTGTGGAAAATTGGCATTACAGCAGATCTTATTATGCAAATTTGCGATCTCCCGGTCATGATTATTCTCTATTACCTTTTAAAACCGGTAAACCGAAAGCTTGCTCTTTTAAATTTATCGTTCAATTTAATCCAAACTGCCGTATTAGTAGCCAATAAGCTGAATCTTTTAGCAGCATTGTTCTTTCTGGGTGATGCCGAATATTTGAAATCTTTCAACCCCGATCAGTTGCACACTTTGTCTTATCTTTCGATCAAATTGCATGATTTTGGTTTCGGAATCGGATTGATCTTTTTTGGATTTGTTTGTTTACTGGAGGGCTATCTGATCTTTAAATCAGGCTATTTACCTAAAGTAATTGGAATTTTAATGAGCCTGGCGGGAGTTTGTTATCTTACCAATAGTTTCTTCTTAATTCTGATCCCAAAACTTTCAAGTATAGTTTTATTAATGCCTTGCTTGATTGCCGAATTATCTCTTAGTTTATGGCTTGTTTTTAAAGGCGTAAAACTGCCTGTCTGGAAAGAAAAAGTGCAATCATAA
- a CDS encoding LytR/AlgR family response regulator transcription factor, with product MREPKKCIIVDDEPAAHYVLANYIKQNPQLELVFQGFNGIEAMDYLRDHPVDLMFLDINMPEISGMELLKIIPTHPSTILTTAYSEYALESYDYGVIDYLLKPIYFPRFLKAIDRFFATENGKAKTEEAVINSVTVKVDGYFIEIELDQLLFAQSFGNYVKLHTIKRTYLASITTSELEKCLPEKNFMRIHKSYIVALDKIETTDKDFVVIKNEKLPIGITYKRELSDRLKK from the coding sequence ATGAGAGAACCTAAAAAATGTATAATTGTCGATGATGAACCGGCAGCGCATTATGTGCTGGCGAATTACATCAAGCAAAATCCGCAATTAGAATTGGTTTTTCAGGGCTTTAACGGTATTGAGGCAATGGATTATTTAAGAGACCATCCTGTTGATTTGATGTTTCTGGACATCAATATGCCGGAGATCTCAGGGATGGAATTACTGAAGATTATCCCAACGCATCCCAGTACAATCTTAACCACCGCTTATTCTGAGTATGCGCTTGAAAGTTACGATTACGGTGTTATAGATTATCTTCTCAAACCTATTTATTTTCCAAGATTCCTCAAAGCCATCGATCGTTTTTTTGCCACGGAAAATGGTAAAGCGAAAACCGAAGAAGCAGTAATCAATTCCGTTACAGTAAAGGTTGACGGTTACTTTATTGAGATAGAATTGGATCAGCTTTTGTTTGCACAGAGTTTTGGTAATTATGTGAAGTTACATACCATAAAAAGAACTTATCTGGCCTCTATCACCACTAGTGAATTGGAGAAATGCCTGCCCGAGAAGAATTTTATGCGCATTCACAAGTCTTACATCGTGGCTCTTGATAAAATTGAAACCACCGATAAAGATTTTGTGGTCATTAAAAATGAAAAATTACCAATTGGTATTACCTATAAAAGAGAATTATCAGATCGACTGAAGAAATAA
- a CDS encoding sensor histidine kinase: MNKELENILDHKWWQEIAVVAFSFTIYTLKNDWMLFSSFTSILMGIFFYLILYLHAQFNRFFLLPILFKKQRPVTYIFLTLAGVLLFSVVLYEVTSLEMFSNCRLYQNSHQRSYVYQLASVLGTLVCILSPIIVFKFYRIHKRQTDETLLFNQMQLNSLKGQLNPHFLFNTFNTLYGISLEFPDRTSDLIMKVSQLMRYQLESNNKQCVSLEDELEFINSYVQLEKERVGYRCEITYDCKIDNENAYKVSPMLLIAFIENAFKHGTCAIEKCFVRIIITVENGLLHLHVVNSIPKKKTDVISTKIGLKNTIERLNLIYGKAYKLDIQDDKNTYIVDLKVQLKKFVE, from the coding sequence ATGAATAAAGAACTGGAAAACATATTGGATCACAAATGGTGGCAGGAAATTGCCGTTGTTGCTTTTTCATTTACTATTTATACCTTAAAAAACGACTGGATGTTGTTTAGTTCGTTTACATCCATATTGATGGGCATTTTTTTCTATTTAATTTTATACTTGCACGCCCAATTCAACCGTTTCTTTTTACTTCCCATACTTTTTAAAAAACAACGCCCTGTAACTTATATTTTTCTGACACTGGCGGGAGTATTGCTCTTTTCGGTTGTTTTATATGAGGTTACCAGTCTGGAAATGTTTAGTAACTGTCGTCTGTATCAAAACTCACATCAGCGCAGTTATGTGTATCAGTTGGCCAGTGTTTTAGGGACTTTGGTTTGTATATTGAGCCCGATAATTGTTTTTAAATTTTACAGAATCCACAAGAGACAGACCGATGAGACTCTTTTGTTCAATCAGATGCAATTGAATTCATTGAAAGGACAATTGAATCCGCACTTTTTATTTAATACCTTTAATACGCTTTACGGAATTAGTCTCGAGTTTCCTGATCGGACGTCAGATTTAATCATGAAAGTATCGCAGTTGATGCGTTATCAGCTTGAAAGCAATAACAAACAATGTGTGTCTTTGGAAGACGAACTCGAGTTTATAAACAGTTATGTTCAGCTTGAAAAAGAAAGGGTAGGCTATCGCTGTGAGATTACCTATGACTGTAAAATCGACAATGAAAATGCCTATAAAGTATCGCCAATGCTATTGATTGCGTTTATCGAAAATGCATTCAAACACGGGACCTGTGCGATAGAAAAATGTTTTGTGAGAATCATTATTACGGTCGAGAACGGGTTGCTTCATTTGCATGTAGTAAACTCCATTCCAAAGAAAAAAACAGATGTTATTTCGACTAAGATTGGTTTAAAAAATACCATAGAACGATTGAATCTGATTTATGGGAAAGCCTATAAATTAGACATTCAGGACGATAAGAATACTTACATTGTAGATTTGAAAGTGCAATTGAAAAAGTTTGTCGAATGA
- a CDS encoding TolC family protein produces MYFKKITLLVFLIFACGSSAQTLSLKEAIKTGLENYGSIKAKNNYTNASRESLKQSKRDYLPNLNLSAQQDYGTVNGQNGPLYGFGGLGVASSGLPLPEQNWNSAFGALYLVNMNWDFFTFGKTQEKINLSKIDVQAKEKDLKQEKFQQEIKISAAYLNLLASQRLLISQQKNLDRAQVFKKTAVARVKNGLLAGVDSTLATAEVSKAKIALNLAKNFVKEQNNKLVDLMGVAPQDFVTDSLFVTQIPKELLKENTATDSLHPLLQLYKTKIDYSNQQVKLYKRFYYPTMTAFGVLQTRASGFDSSYATNQHAFTRNYWDGVNPDRTNYLIGIGITWNLTTPFRSNKQVTAQKFVSQGLQEEYNQADRELKSQLNFAEDKIKITLENYAEAPIQVDAAKRAYLQKSTLYKNGLTDLTDLTQTMYVLNRAEIDRDIVNNNVWQSYLLKVAATGNFDLFINEF; encoded by the coding sequence ATGTACTTCAAAAAAATTACTTTATTAGTTTTCTTGATTTTTGCCTGTGGTAGTTCTGCTCAAACCCTGTCTTTAAAAGAAGCCATAAAAACAGGTTTGGAAAACTACGGTTCCATCAAGGCAAAAAACAATTACACCAACGCATCACGCGAAAGTCTTAAGCAGTCTAAACGTGATTACCTGCCCAACCTAAACTTATCGGCGCAACAGGATTACGGAACTGTAAACGGTCAGAATGGGCCTCTTTATGGCTTTGGGGGTCTTGGAGTAGCTTCGTCCGGACTTCCTTTACCGGAACAAAACTGGAATTCGGCATTTGGCGCACTTTATCTGGTCAACATGAACTGGGATTTTTTCACTTTCGGAAAAACACAGGAAAAAATCAATTTATCTAAAATTGATGTTCAGGCTAAAGAAAAGGATCTGAAACAGGAAAAATTCCAACAGGAAATCAAAATTTCTGCCGCTTATCTGAATTTACTCGCAAGTCAGAGACTGTTGATTTCACAGCAAAAAAATCTGGATCGCGCTCAGGTTTTCAAAAAAACAGCCGTAGCAAGAGTGAAGAACGGATTATTAGCCGGGGTCGATTCTACTTTAGCCACTGCCGAAGTATCAAAAGCTAAAATTGCGCTGAATCTGGCCAAAAACTTTGTCAAAGAACAAAACAACAAATTGGTCGATCTAATGGGCGTTGCTCCTCAGGATTTTGTAACCGATTCCCTTTTTGTAACTCAGATTCCAAAAGAACTGCTTAAGGAAAATACTGCCACAGACAGTCTTCATCCTTTATTGCAATTGTATAAAACAAAAATCGATTACAGCAATCAGCAGGTCAAATTGTACAAAAGATTCTATTATCCAACCATGACTGCTTTTGGTGTTTTGCAAACCAGAGCTTCAGGATTTGACAGTAGTTATGCCACAAATCAGCATGCCTTTACCCGAAATTACTGGGATGGTGTCAATCCGGATCGTACCAATTATTTAATTGGAATTGGAATTACATGGAATTTAACGACTCCTTTCCGTTCCAACAAGCAAGTCACTGCTCAGAAATTTGTTTCTCAGGGACTACAGGAAGAGTACAACCAAGCCGATCGTGAGCTGAAATCACAGTTGAATTTTGCTGAAGATAAAATCAAAATCACTTTAGAGAATTATGCCGAAGCACCCATTCAGGTAGATGCTGCCAAAAGAGCTTACCTTCAGAAATCGACTTTATACAAAAACGGCTTAACCGATCTGACTGATTTAACGCAGACCATGTACGTTTTAAATCGTGCCGAAATCGATCGTGATATTGTCAATAATAATGTGTGGCAGTCGTACTTGCTGAAAGTCGCTGCAACAGGAAATTTTGACCTATTTATAAATGAATTTTAA